The following coding sequences lie in one Treponema sp. OMZ 790 genomic window:
- a CDS encoding vWA domain-containing protein, whose translation MKIKKVIFTFLLLTGLLFNLNAGERSMPVDMIIMIDKSLSMEDPGKFESLKQWVLDELVGQIIINGDWVSIYQFYESPEHLLSIEVKNNEDTNRIIKTINAIKPNGRFTDVGKALDKMQDAVGTRGENGRYKVLFMLTDLEQDAPITSKYSGKQKKFSSPYLVESRIIKHDNWYEITVDMGLQDRVVKTSKALFSDILKNKDKDRVHSDENQALIKKNQP comes from the coding sequence ATGAAAATTAAAAAGGTTATTTTTACATTTTTACTTTTAACAGGGCTTTTATTTAATTTAAATGCAGGTGAAAGATCAATGCCGGTCGACATGATTATTATGATTGATAAATCATTGTCCATGGAAGATCCCGGAAAATTTGAGAGCCTTAAACAATGGGTTCTTGATGAATTGGTAGGGCAAATTATAATCAACGGAGACTGGGTAAGTATTTATCAGTTTTATGAAAGTCCGGAACATTTGCTTTCGATTGAAGTAAAAAACAATGAAGATACAAACAGGATAATAAAAACAATAAATGCAATAAAACCTAACGGAAGATTTACCGATGTCGGAAAAGCCTTAGACAAAATGCAGGATGCTGTAGGCACAAGAGGCGAAAACGGAAGATACAAAGTTCTTTTTATGCTCACCGATCTTGAACAAGACGCCCCCATAACTTCAAAATACAGCGGCAAACAAAAGAAATTCTCAAGCCCCTACTTAGTGGAGTCGAGAATTATTAAGCACGATAACTGGTATGAAATTACGGTAGATATGGGGCTTCAAGACAGAGTTGTAAAAACAAGCAAGGCTCTTTTTTCGGATATTTTAAAAAATAAAGATAAAGACAGAGTACACTCCGACGAAAACCAAGCATTAATCAAAAAAAATCAGCCGTAA
- the cfpA gene encoding cytoplasmic filament protein CfpA, with amino-acid sequence MANLDLPQSPNVFHPEKPSAVGSRNSLAQDYRDQQKEVNQLIEEETNKVLHHLTTKLPKEVLERLDIMGGVKEKLYNYFNQNYQNMFNRYMVTAEDEMLKKVRGFIDREEMKVLDRYTPKEIATLLDAVGGADKFNTGEIEKSIVNMYGHLQGHVQRGVNDLETLTNSLLRQKTDVGAFVRGENAYSIVKCAFKDNLYKPKTVTDVKLSVNILDTELISPIFQYQSTVEYLIKDLLSNHYMDVIDKEIEKIKDRRIDQGLDELSDGEIIFAKIDKVSDITDDDVENPKSKRYDVVSKLLMERINNLRAEIDPETFDQLNIRENIKKIIDLENIRNRGFNTAINSITSILDTSKMGYQYIENLKNARELILREYDDTDIANLPDERYQIRLKYYDNAQLLAERQAYEVMMSSFETEIQHLWDVVRATYDKSKFMTKITDFSDLAANYKKFIKRKYKDQSGEPVYEDTAKVWDEISFVKPPETEVEKMNRTYVYEKDKLRKKLIIMRKRMKDLYDYQYPIERRVIEDRLSFIEAEFNKFDYLINPFHIQPGLLLDLDITSIKRKKATLDGMANVLNEFLHGVSKGFADAAFASFSRRRSTVRADIAQSFAAADEDPKAGEVAGRSQFIDMINSTPAIEAPAAEAVSSPAKRRGPKRGAAKAKKTGSVDSGRGRRKAKSGIREI; translated from the coding sequence ATGGCAAATTTAGATCTACCACAGAGCCCGAATGTATTCCATCCCGAGAAGCCCAGTGCTGTCGGTTCAAGGAACTCATTAGCTCAAGATTACCGTGATCAGCAGAAAGAAGTAAATCAGCTGATTGAAGAAGAAACAAACAAAGTGTTACACCACTTGACCACAAAGCTTCCCAAAGAAGTTCTTGAAAGATTGGACATCATGGGCGGTGTTAAGGAAAAGTTGTATAACTACTTTAACCAGAACTACCAAAACATGTTCAACCGATACATGGTAACGGCTGAAGATGAAATGCTCAAGAAAGTTCGAGGATTTATCGACCGAGAAGAAATGAAAGTTCTCGACCGCTATACTCCGAAAGAAATCGCTACCCTTCTTGATGCAGTTGGCGGTGCTGACAAGTTTAACACAGGCGAAATCGAAAAATCGATTGTAAACATGTACGGACACTTACAGGGCCATGTACAGCGCGGTGTTAATGATTTGGAAACCTTAACAAACTCATTGTTAAGACAGAAAACGGACGTAGGTGCTTTCGTTCGAGGTGAAAATGCATACTCAATTGTAAAATGTGCATTTAAAGACAACCTCTACAAGCCCAAGACCGTAACCGATGTTAAGCTTTCCGTAAACATTCTTGATACGGAGCTTATCAGCCCGATCTTCCAGTATCAATCAACGGTTGAATATCTTATCAAAGACCTCTTGTCAAATCACTATATGGATGTAATCGACAAGGAAATTGAAAAGATCAAAGACCGACGAATTGATCAGGGATTGGATGAATTGTCCGACGGCGAAATCATTTTTGCAAAAATCGATAAAGTAAGTGATATAACGGATGACGATGTCGAAAATCCCAAGAGTAAGAGATACGATGTAGTATCCAAGCTTCTTATGGAAAGAATCAACAACTTGAGAGCAGAAATTGATCCTGAAACATTTGATCAGCTCAATATTCGTGAAAACATCAAAAAGATTATCGACCTCGAAAACATCAGAAACCGCGGATTCAACACAGCTATCAACTCGATTACTTCAATCCTTGACACTTCAAAGATGGGATATCAGTACATCGAAAACTTAAAGAATGCTCGTGAATTGATCTTACGTGAATATGATGACACAGATATCGCTAATCTTCCCGATGAAAGATATCAAATCCGCCTCAAGTACTATGACAATGCTCAGTTACTTGCCGAAAGACAGGCTTATGAAGTAATGATGAGCTCCTTCGAAACTGAAATTCAGCATTTGTGGGATGTAGTACGGGCTACTTACGACAAATCCAAGTTTATGACCAAGATCACAGACTTTAGCGATTTGGCCGCCAACTATAAGAAATTCATCAAACGAAAGTACAAGGATCAATCCGGTGAACCCGTATACGAAGACACCGCCAAGGTTTGGGATGAAATCTCCTTTGTTAAGCCTCCCGAAACCGAAGTTGAAAAGATGAACCGAACCTATGTCTACGAAAAAGACAAGCTCCGCAAGAAGCTTATCATTATGCGCAAACGAATGAAGGATTTATATGATTATCAATATCCTATCGAAAGACGCGTTATCGAAGACAGACTTTCATTCATTGAAGCCGAATTTAATAAATTCGACTATTTGATCAATCCTTTCCATATTCAGCCCGGTCTCTTGCTCGATCTCGATATTACATCAATCAAGCGAAAGAAGGCTACATTGGACGGAATGGCTAACGTGCTTAACGAATTCTTGCATGGTGTATCAAAAGGCTTTGCAGATGCCGCTTTTGCTTCATTCAGCCGACGACGATCTACAGTTCGTGCCGATATCGCACAAAGCTTTGCTGCTGCCGATGAAGATCCCAAAGCCGGTGAAGTTGCAGGCCGTTCACAGTTTATCGATATGATTAACAGCACCCCCGCCATTGAAGCTCCCGCAGCCGAAGCTGTGAGCTCTCCGGCTAAACGCCGCGGACCCAAGAGAGGTGCTGCTAAAGCAAAGAAAACAGGCTCTGTTGATTCAGGACGAGGCCGAAGAAAGGCTAAATCAGGAATCAGAGAAATTTAA
- a CDS encoding DUF4954 family protein has product MAKMQIINSEDFGYDFIDSKYLPAGKDEYYIRLNQTNHKKNKYRQLDSEEIERLIKNGNSSTDWSKVLVEDPFDTDLITNSMFAGLVRISSMQNFYLKYHDFTAPAGITNSKIISCDIGENCAIHYCAYLSHYIIGDRVILSRIDEMCTTDHSKFGEGLVKEGEDEKIRVKIDVINEAGGREVFPFYDLITSDAFMWARYRDDAALIKKFEEITQNSQDSRRGYYGEVGEDSAIKSCRIIKDVNFGSSVYVKGANKLKNLTIKSTADEPSQIGEGVELVNGIIGLGSRVFYGVKAVRFVIGNNCELKYGTRLIHSIVGDNSTISCCEVLNALIFPYHEQHHNNSFLVAAMIQGQSNMAAGATVGSNHNTRGNDGEIIAGRGFWPGLSTTLKHNSRFASFVLLSKANYPAELDIPFPFSLVLNDAHEDRLEIIPAYYWMYNMYAIERNNKKFLKRDKRKTKTQHIETNYLAPDTVAEILESCSLLEKWICSAWVEAGNHPLEIDNILKDKKDEAKKLFVKGENIERSKRTVKIIKAVESYEAYRDMLIWYGVTALAEYFDKNDFADKIGNSIEDFKLSQETDFNWVNMGGQLIPERKIDSIKTGIKSGKFKTWKDIHSAYDAAYDSYRIDKAENAYAVLCRVMKVKAVDTALWNTLLDKACNIRKYIEEQIFYTKNKDYNNHFRDITYRNPQERNAVLGNVEDNALIRESKEDTKYYLNLFKRHKA; this is encoded by the coding sequence ATGGCTAAAATGCAGATAATTAATTCCGAAGATTTCGGTTATGATTTTATTGATAGTAAATACTTACCTGCGGGTAAGGATGAATATTATATAAGACTTAATCAAACAAATCATAAAAAGAATAAGTACCGCCAATTGGATTCTGAAGAAATTGAACGTTTGATAAAAAACGGAAATTCCAGTACGGACTGGTCAAAAGTCTTGGTTGAAGATCCTTTTGATACCGATTTGATAACCAACAGCATGTTTGCAGGATTAGTCCGTATTTCTTCAATGCAAAATTTCTATTTAAAATATCATGATTTTACGGCTCCTGCCGGAATTACAAACAGTAAAATAATTTCGTGCGATATAGGAGAAAATTGCGCAATACATTATTGTGCCTATCTTTCACATTATATAATAGGCGACAGAGTTATCTTAAGCCGAATAGATGAAATGTGTACTACAGATCACTCCAAATTCGGTGAAGGCCTGGTAAAAGAAGGCGAAGATGAAAAAATCAGAGTAAAGATTGACGTAATAAATGAAGCTGGCGGAAGGGAAGTTTTCCCCTTCTATGATTTGATTACCTCTGATGCCTTTATGTGGGCGCGATACAGGGATGATGCAGCTTTAATAAAAAAATTTGAAGAGATTACCCAAAATTCTCAAGATTCAAGACGAGGTTATTACGGTGAAGTCGGTGAAGATTCGGCCATAAAAAGCTGCCGCATTATAAAAGACGTTAACTTCGGCTCATCGGTGTACGTAAAAGGTGCAAACAAACTAAAAAATTTAACGATAAAATCGACTGCCGATGAACCTTCACAAATAGGGGAGGGTGTAGAACTTGTAAACGGCATAATAGGTCTCGGCTCCCGTGTTTTTTACGGTGTAAAAGCTGTACGCTTTGTTATTGGAAATAATTGCGAATTAAAGTACGGAACCCGCCTTATTCACTCCATCGTCGGAGATAATTCTACAATTTCTTGTTGTGAAGTTTTAAATGCCCTTATCTTTCCTTATCATGAGCAGCATCACAACAATTCTTTTTTGGTAGCGGCCATGATTCAGGGACAGTCTAATATGGCGGCAGGTGCTACCGTAGGTTCCAATCATAACACAAGAGGAAATGACGGTGAAATTATTGCAGGCCGCGGATTTTGGCCGGGGCTTTCAACAACACTCAAACATAACAGCCGTTTTGCTTCATTTGTTCTTTTATCGAAGGCGAACTATCCGGCCGAACTTGATATTCCGTTCCCGTTTAGTTTAGTATTGAATGATGCTCATGAGGATAGGCTCGAAATTATACCCGCTTATTATTGGATGTACAACATGTATGCCATCGAGCGTAACAACAAAAAGTTTTTAAAAAGAGATAAGAGAAAAACAAAGACTCAGCACATCGAAACAAACTATCTTGCTCCCGACACTGTTGCAGAAATTTTGGAATCTTGTTCTCTCCTCGAAAAATGGATATGTTCTGCATGGGTTGAAGCGGGAAATCATCCTTTAGAAATAGACAATATTCTAAAAGATAAAAAAGATGAGGCAAAAAAACTTTTTGTAAAAGGCGAAAATATCGAAAGGTCAAAACGTACCGTAAAAATAATTAAGGCTGTAGAATCTTACGAGGCTTATCGGGATATGCTTATCTGGTACGGCGTTACCGCATTGGCAGAATATTTTGACAAAAATGATTTTGCCGATAAAATCGGAAACTCCATTGAAGACTTTAAACTTTCACAAGAGACCGATTTTAATTGGGTCAATATGGGCGGTCAGCTAATCCCCGAAAGAAAAATCGATTCCATTAAAACCGGGATAAAAAGCGGAAAGTTTAAAACTTGGAAAGATATTCACTCTGCGTATGATGCAGCCTATGATTCTTATAGGATTGATAAGGCCGAAAATGCCTATGCAGTTTTATGCAGGGTAATGAAGGTTAAAGCCGTCGATACGGCTCTATGGAATACTCTTTTAGATAAAGCGTGCAATATTCGTAAATACATTGAAGAGCAAATCTTTTATACAAAAAACAAAGATTACAATAATCATTTTAGGGATATTACTTACCGCAATCCTCAAGAAAGGAATGCCGTTTTAGGAAATGTAGAAGATAATGCCTTAATACGGGAATCGAAGGAAGACACAAAATATTATCTCAATCTTTTTAAAAGGCATAAGGCTTAA
- a CDS encoding YkgJ family cysteine cluster protein codes for MKKETESFKDTNTAEMILLLDKVYKEIEEAEVEWMSKCPIKCIEGCGECCIHFEPEIYEVEALYLASWLLFHQRERALQILEGKFNENVLDKENGCLLFDIDNPYHCTVYGGRCLICRLFGYSGDRGKDFSVRWRPCKYLVSVDKELSASKIRQYLQNDLLDAFGILPPVMSDFSSRILCFMTEGLSQPLPLREALPAAISKILMLEKYSHNPEFEPDTDPETPPLAS; via the coding sequence ATGAAAAAAGAAACCGAAAGTTTTAAAGACACAAACACGGCCGAAATGATTTTACTTTTGGACAAGGTGTATAAAGAAATTGAAGAAGCTGAAGTTGAATGGATGTCAAAATGCCCCATTAAATGTATAGAAGGCTGCGGAGAGTGCTGTATTCATTTTGAGCCTGAAATATATGAGGTTGAGGCTCTTTATCTTGCATCCTGGCTTCTTTTCCACCAAAGGGAAAGAGCCTTGCAAATCTTAGAAGGCAAATTTAATGAAAACGTTTTGGATAAAGAAAACGGATGCCTCCTATTCGATATAGATAATCCTTATCATTGTACCGTTTATGGCGGACGGTGTTTGATATGTCGTCTTTTCGGTTATTCGGGAGACAGGGGAAAAGATTTTTCGGTACGCTGGAGACCTTGTAAATACCTTGTTTCTGTAGATAAAGAACTTTCCGCTTCAAAAATTCGGCAATATTTGCAAAATGATTTACTTGATGCTTTTGGAATTTTGCCGCCGGTAATGAGCGATTTTTCTTCGCGCATATTATGTTTTATGACGGAAGGTTTATCTCAGCCTCTTCCGCTTCGAGAGGCCTTGCCTGCGGCAATTTCGAAAATTCTCATGCTTGAAAAATATTCGCATAATCCGGAATTTGAACCGGACACAGATCCGGAAACTCCGCCCCTTGCTTCATAA
- a CDS encoding queuosine precursor transporter, whose amino-acid sequence MENTQLNRGVNESDPIKKTNFLPVISGLFVGILVLSNILAAKMVEIGPFVFDGGTLLFPFSYIFGDVLAEVYGYKASRKVIWTGFFMLLIMSLNIWLVSVLPAEAEWVFQKDFDNILLQMPRISAGSLCGYFVGEYSNSVVLSKLKVITKGKHLWLRTIGSTLVGQLLDSIVFVVIAFLGLYSLNVLIVMIFSNYLFKTFIEVIFTPLTYKVISFVKKHEQIDVYDYDVSYNPLPGK is encoded by the coding sequence ATGGAAAATACACAATTAAACCGGGGCGTAAATGAATCGGATCCCATTAAGAAAACGAATTTCTTGCCGGTAATTTCCGGACTCTTTGTAGGCATTTTGGTTTTGTCGAACATTCTTGCGGCAAAAATGGTCGAAATCGGCCCCTTCGTTTTTGACGGAGGTACTCTTCTTTTTCCTTTTTCTTATATTTTTGGGGATGTTTTAGCGGAAGTTTACGGATATAAGGCTTCCCGAAAAGTTATTTGGACCGGTTTTTTTATGCTCCTTATTATGAGTCTGAATATTTGGCTTGTCAGCGTGCTTCCGGCTGAGGCTGAATGGGTATTTCAAAAAGATTTTGACAACATCCTTTTGCAGATGCCCCGTATTTCTGCGGGCAGCCTTTGCGGCTATTTTGTCGGAGAGTATTCCAACTCAGTTGTTTTATCCAAGTTAAAAGTAATAACAAAGGGTAAGCATTTATGGCTTAGAACAATAGGCTCCACATTAGTGGGGCAGCTTTTGGACAGCATAGTTTTTGTAGTGATTGCTTTTTTAGGCCTTTACAGTTTAAATGTTCTTATCGTGATGATTTTTTCAAACTATCTTTTTAAAACTTTTATAGAAGTTATATTTACTCCTCTAACCTATAAGGTAATTTCTTTTGTAAAAAAACATGAACAGATTGACGTTTATGACTACGATGTAAGTTATAATCCCCTTCCTGGAAAATAA